Below is a window of Heteronotia binoei isolate CCM8104 ecotype False Entrance Well chromosome 14, APGP_CSIRO_Hbin_v1, whole genome shotgun sequence DNA.
AGTTAATCTCACTAATAGTTATCTTAGTTTCTATTGCTCTTTGTACTTACTTTGTGGCTAGTTTACTAAACACTGCATACTCACAAAGTTAAGATCAAAGAAGTTTTCCATTTTTCCATTAAAGGAATTTAAGTAGCATCAGCAGATAAAGATTTTCCTAAAGAAATAAATTAACACCAGCACCATAGTTTTATTTGAAATGAAATTTTCACTAAAAGGTAAATAATAATTataagtatttttatttatttattaaatttaatttatatcccaccctccctgccaaaggcaggctcagggcggctcacaagttagggtcaaacaatgaccaaacaagataaaacagcaataaaacacaagacataaaacaattattaaaacagcaATAGGTGCTAGTGCAATAATTCATACAGATAGTTAAAATGTCAATGATAATTTCAAAGTAGGAATACATTAGCCAGGGGAAAATGTTCCTTTGGAAAGGTGTGATGCAATCCAGACATTTCCAAGTGGTGCTAAAATGAAAATGTATCTACAGAGGTTTAAGAAgagattattttaaaaaccacaattttGCAAGGTAACTATTTATTGTTGACTGCTCTCAGGTGCACGCTGTTTCTTTCAGTAAGGAATGACTGTAAAGGACAGTGAAAAATTTCCTTTTCTGAATGAATGTTAGGGTGGTTCTCACCCACACAACTTGACCCACACTTACCAAAATATGAAGAGGAGGTAGGGAGATGCTTGCCTAACACTACCAGTTACATTAACAAGTGAGAGCCTTAACAATTCACTGACATCCATGGAGATTTGGAGCAGGCAGCTGGGTTTTAATGTgaagtacttaaaaaaaaatagcttagAATATAGAATACCAAAGATATCTCTGATGGGTGTTGGAAGCAAAAAGGGCTGTGTGTCTATCCTGGAGGTGGAATCTAGGTCCTCATTAGAGTCCAGTGGTTTAAGCCCTAGGCCAGTTGAGTATGTTCTGCATGCATCAAAGCATAAGAAGAAGCCTGTGGGACACATTGGGCTACACAAGATGCAGTCTGTctaaccagaagagaaaaagagggaTTTAAAGAATACAACACAAAACAAGTCTTGTTCCAgtatgacagggcttttttttcttatgGTATTTAACAGGTATTGAGTATTAGTACTTTTTGGGAGGTTCTCTCAAATTTTGGagggggaattggtggaaatcagtGCAAACATATATATGAGTACTGGCACCTTTTTTGAAAAGGAAAACACTGTAGTATCCCAAAGCAGGTGTTTAAAGACTGCAGTAGCAGCTTTTTCCTATACCTACACTGTACTAGCTCAAACAGGCAGATAATTTGAAACAGCAGATACATCTTTAAAAATCCCAATAGTGGACAAACCATGGAAATAAAAACAGTGGTTTGTAAGCATTGTTTAATGCATGAATCTTTATTAAATAGTCCcccctaccaatgttccctctaagctgtggagtcttatgggcaaataaagagccccgtggcgcagagtgttaaagctgcagtactgaagtcctaagctctgctcatgacctgagttcgatccctggcggaagctgggttttcaggtagccggcttgaggttgactcagccttccctccttctgaggtcggtcaaatgagtccccagcttgctggggggaaagtgtagatgtctggggaaggcaatggcaaaccaccccgtgaaaagtctgccgtgaaaacgtcgtgaaagctacgtcaccccagagttggaaacaactggtgcttgcacaggggacctttccttttgagcaaaaattctactttgtgagtttttggcattaaagttgtgagtgagcaatttggctattgtgtaaattagtttgctctggggccatccttcctgagctaagacaaaaatgtgtgagctggagactaaaaaactatgagctagctcacactaactcagcttagagggaacactgcctcccaCTACACCAGAGGTCATCAAGAGATGGGGccacaatttagggttgccagcctccaggtggggcataaAGATCCCCCAGAATTTTAGGTGACCTCCatatgacagagatctgttccccttgagaaatttgctgttttggagggtggactctatggcattgtaccccatttaagtccctcccctccccaggctctacccccatatttcccaaactggaggtggcaaccctaggccacataGAAGCAGCTTTCTTGTTCTTGAGAGCTCCTGAAGGGCAGATCCTGCTTCCCAAAGCAGTCAAGAGGAGCAGAAACCAAGAGTTTCAGCAAAGGGAAAGGAGGAGTGAATCTTTAGCCACCCCATTACTACCCTGAAAGATACTTTTgtcatttattttgtttaaaatatttctgtgctgccttttcTCACGCATCAGGGCACCAGGTATTCATTCGGTTTAACAGTTCCTGGAAAATCCTGCTGTGGCAGTTGTGGGGTGGTGGGTGGGGAGGCTCTGAGGCCACTGCCTTCTGaactcccaccccccactctggCATCTCCTGTAGAGTCTTTCTCCCCCAATCGACCACAATCAAATAGAGGGAACAGAAGCTTTAAAACAAAGATTGGCAGAGGGTCAGTTGTGTGCTCCCTAAATTTAGTAAAgactattattatcatcatcatcctcttccacaTCCTCCTTCTCTTATTTGCAAACCTGCTGGACTCAGACTGTACTTATATGTGAGGTAAATAGAGACCCTTGCTGCATCTTAGATTTTTCACCTGAGAGACAAGACATACGTGGAGATGGACAGAGTTTTATCTAACAAAACAAAGTATTTAATAAGGGAAATGTGATGTGTGGATAACTTAGGTGTAAAAAGTGAAATGGCCTCTCAAATAAAGGAAAGAACCCCTGAGGGgagatttgattcccctctcttgaTTCCAGGGTCCCTCAGCAGGTTCAAGGCCCTTCTCCCTCACAGAGCCCCTTTCCACAgaacctgcacacacacacacaccagtcagGAATGAAGGGCCCTCAGCAGGACGCTTATATGtatcactagggctttttttgagcaggaacgcgtaggagtgcagttccggctggctttgtgtcaggggatgtggcctaatatgcaaatgaattcctgctgggcttttcctaccaaaaactCTCTGTGTATCACTATTAACATAAGCTTTCTTCCCTAAActgacccccccaaaaaaactaattttaaaaagctgaatAAAAGCCTGGCTAAGCTTATGCTCTTTTCCAGAGCCATGAAATCCCTGTTCCAGAAGTTACAATCACTTGGATTTGCTTGAGGCCTAAATCACAAGAAGTGGTTCAAAATCCTGGAGGAAAGGTGGGACTTTTAAGGATGAGTGCCACATCTGAATTTTGCACTGAGCTGGTCAGTCTATGCATGAGCTCAGACCATAGGTGGAGAATAACACAattaagtgtgcatgcacacaaaagcttatacccagaattaagcttcattggtctcaaaggtgccattgGAATCAAATTTTGTACAATTAGATACTACCCCACATACAAATCACTGCAAATGAACAACTAGCGTGTCAGGGAAAAGGTTAGTTGACAAAGTACAGAGAGTTTTTGGATTAAGGAATCAGCCTCCTTATGTCGTCCAGTTCCAGCAGTTTGATGCAGACACTGCTGTAGTAGATCACCAGGGCCACACAAAATTAGGCAACCACTGTGTGTGTGCTCTCAGAACTGCAAAATTTGATTCAGGTAGATTTTCAACCAAGGCTTGCTAGTAAACAAGGAAACACTTGAATTCTTACAGGACAGTGACCCCAAATTAACCTCTGATGTACCCTCATCTTCAAGAAATACACCTTGAAGAGTTTTAAGAAACCTCCATTTCATCTCACGCTAAATGACCACATAAAAGGGGTTGGCATTCCAGGTGGGAACAGTTCAGAACTTCCCATTTCAGGTACAAAAAGTTCAGAGCACTGTAATGTGCAAATAAGGAGCTGAAGATGGTGGTGCTCTGAACCAGCCAATAGGAGCTGGGAACTGGGAAAGAATGCAGATGGGCCTACTGTACAAAGCTATTGTGTGTATTAAAGAACAAATGTACTTCAAGCTTTCAAGGAAACATAGGCAACAGTCTGATATGAAAGTAGTTTTAGTGGCCCATAAAGGAATAGAAAGGTGACCTGTTAAGTTCCTGCTTCCGTCTAGCCTCTGCCATACCTACAAGCATACTATCTGTTGGATACATACCAGTTATAGATGGCATGGTTGTCATTTGCAACTGCTGAAGCCACAGATGCACTATATCACAGCAATGTGATCAGCCTAACCTCAGTCATTATAGTTATGGCTTAGATtcttaaacagaaaaaaaaaaattaaggaaacTGTCTCTATGCATATACAGagtgctttcccctccccactgtgCTGTAATTTACAGGAATATCCTAATAAGGAATATAAAGAATGGGAGTTTGCAGAGGATCTCTGCTGGCTAGATGGGAGGGGTTACTACATGCAATAAGTTAGTGAACATTAAAAAGAAGTTAGGGAGATGCTGTGTTtgtctttatttaaaaatatatattgaaagatttaaaaagttTCAAATATacaaaagacaaaaaagaaagaGGAATATAAAGGAAAAACTTAAACTTTTCTCCATAACAAATATTGGCATAATTGCAGATTTGTTCTgttattttcaaaataaaatacTCTTCAGAATAAAATATTCAAATTCTGCCCTCAGGCTGTGCCCTTAAATGTCCAGGATTTCTGAACATGGAGTTGGCAGTCTTATCCTAAACACACAAGAAAGGGAGGACTGGAGAAGAAGCCGAGTCAAGCTAAGTTTGTTCTTTAAGtggagacgctggggattgaacctgggaccatctgcctACCAAACAAGTGCTCTGCCTCTGAGATAATGAAGACTGAACCTAGGAGGACCttctgcagatgctctaccactgagctacagcctctcCCCTAAAAAGAGAGCAAATTATACTATACCACACAGTTCTGCAAGCAAAGCAAAATAAGAAGAAACCTTTATGAGGAAAATGAGAAAGAATTTGTCAACTCTAAACAGTAATGTCGCACAACTGTTGGCATTTTTTAAATGCAGTGTGCCTGAAGCTCTGGAATAAGGGTCATAAGAAGTTCAACCCAAAGCTTGTGTTAGTTAGGACAGAATTTCAGAACAGAAAGGCAACAATTCAGGTAATGTAttcccaaggtttttttttaatcttaacgGTAGAAACATAATGTGCTTAACATGTCTGTTTGTTAGCCTTTATTTTTGTCTTGATTATGCCCAAATTGGTTCTGAATAGAGAATTATATGCATGTCCATATGCATATGTTGCTGCATGCACTTATGCTGGGAAGTCACAGTTGACCTTATTATTTTTACCCTGCCTTTATCCCAGTGGGGCCCGAaagcagcttccatcattctcttcttttatattgtatcctcacaacaaccctgtgaggttgggtaGGCTGGGAGTGTGTAAACGGCacacttccatggcacaagtgggatttcaaacctggatttccccgATCCTGGTTTGACACTAACCATGACACCATCCTAACTGACAGCTTCTCCGCATGCTTACCTGCAACAAAACATCGGGGAGCCCATTTGGGAAGAAAGACAGCCaagaaatgttttgaataaatataCCCAGGTTGCATATTATTTTCTGCAAAGAAATGCTTTCCATGTAGAAACCCTGTTGCATTTCAAGAAGCCTTCAGCATAACCACACACTACTACAAATCCAGGCAGATGGATTGCAGATGAGTATCACCTCTAAATCTCCCTTACTCCAACGAACTTCATAATTCTTCAGCTGTATTGTTAGAATAATTCTTATTCTCAAAGAGTTGTCTATATTGAGTTCAGAGTTATTTATGTTGCATAGAAACAGTTGCGAGACCCCATGCCATCTAATGCTTTGtagcttttatttaaaaattaaagcctccctccaaaaaaaaaaaagattatttctttttaaatggctgggattagaaaaaaaaaactttatacaTTCTATTTAGCATTTATCATCAGAAACATTTTAGTGAAATATTAGTTTGTTCTTCCATAATGTGACCTTCACATTTTAAAGTAAGTTAGAACATATAACAAATAGTATTTATCAGAGTTTCCAAATAAAAGCAGATATGTTATAAATGAAATATTGGGTGGAAAAGCTTGAAGGAAACAGTTGGTGTAATTCTTGGTTGAAACTCTGGGTGTCGCTGTTTGCTCATAAGAAGGAGAACTGCAAATTCCAGTCAGCTCTTCTCTCATTCAAGAGACAATACTTAAAGCTCAGACTCACATTCCACTCTGTCTGGATCTGCAAAGAGAAAAATTCAGTAAGTTTTGGATGATCTTTGTAGCACTTTTACAGAAAAAAGACACTAAATACTGCAATCTGACAGTGATTATCCAGAAATGGCTGGAAGGAGACTCCACTATCAAAAGAGAATTCTACTTTGCTTTATCCTGATGAGTACTTGGGAAGCATCTTCTGGGCAGATCCATTATGTAATTCCTGAGGAAATGGAGAAAGGTTCTTTTGTGGGAGATATTGCAAAGGATCTTGCACTGGATATAAAGGAGCTGTCAAGTAGCAACGTCCAGATAATTTCCAGAGGTATGAAAGAATATTTTGACCTTGATTTACGAAATGGCCATTTGTTTGTTAATGAAGTAATTGATAGGGAACAGATTTGCCACCAAATGGAGAAATGTCTGTTAAATTTTGAGATTCTTGTAAAGGACAAGATGAAGTTTTTCACCACTGAAGTTGAAATAACCGATATTAATGACAATCCGCCCAGTTTCCCTGTAGAGGAGCTTGAGTTTAAAATTGCTGAAAACACAGGACTCGGTGCAAGGTTTCTTCTACCAGAAGCTCAAGACCCAGATCTAGGGGCTAATTCTCTCCAAAGCTACCATCTCAGTAAGAACAACCACTTCTCTTTGGATGTACAGTTGGGAGCTGATGGAATCAAATATGCAGAGCTGGTCCTTGAAACGTTGCTGGATCGAGAAGAACAGAAAACGCATCAGCTGATTCTCACTGCGGCTGACAAAGGAGATCCCATCAGGTCAGGTACTGTGCAAATCCATGTTGCTGTTACAGATGTAAATGATAATGCTCCCGTTTTTAGCAAGTCTCTGTATGAAGCGAGTGTTGTGGAAAATATCCCTAAAGGGTCTCGAGTTCTAACTCTGAATGCTACTGATGTTGATGAAGGAATAAATTCAAAGATAaagtatttatttagaaaaatttcGGAAAAAACTTCAAAAATATTCCACTTGGATTCTTCTACTGGAGAAATATCAATCATTGGGAATCTGGACTTTGAAGACTCTAAATTACATGAAATGGAAGTACAAGCCCAAGATGGGGCTGGATTGTCTACTCGTGCCAAAGTGATAATAAGAATCTTGGATGCAAATGATAATGCACCAGAGATCACAATTACGCCGCTTTTCAGCAAGGTTCTAGAAAGTTCTCCACCAGGAAGTGTCGTAGCTCTGATAAATATAAATGACAGAGATGATGGGAGAAACGGAGAGGTCACGTGCTCCATACCAACAACCCTTCCATTTCTGTTGAGAAAATCCTTTGATAATTATTACAGTCTAGAAACAGATCGAGGCCTGGACAGGGAGAAAGTTTCAGAATACAACATCACAATCACAGTAATGGACCAAGGGAGACCTTCTCTATCAGCAACAGCTTACTTCTCATTAGAAATTCTGGATGAAAATGACAACCCACCCATCTTTAAAACTACAGACTTCACTTTTCAGATTGCAGAAAATAACCAAAGAGGTGATTTAATCTTGACTTTAAAGGCAAATGACCCTGATTTTGAGGAAAATGGCAGAATAATGTATTCCATCATGGACACAGACATTGGAGATGTCTTGCTTTCATCTTATCTTTCTATTAACTCTGAGACAGGGGCTGTCTATGCCTTGAGCTCTTTTGATTATGAAGAGTTCAGAGTGATTAAATTCCAGGTCAAAGCCCAAGATGGAGGTTCCCCAGCACTCAGTTCCAATGTCACAGTGACTCTCTTAATTTTAGATCAGAATGACAATGCCCCCCAGATATTGTACCCTTCTACTCCTACTGATGGCTCCACTGGAGTAGAGTTGGCTCCCCATTCGTCTGAACCTGGATATCTGGTCACTAAAGCGGTGGCGGTGGATGCAGATTCTGGCCAGAATGCCTGGCTCTCCTATCAGTTACTGAAGGCCACAGAACCAGGACTCTTCACCATAGGACTCCACACTGGAGAGATCAGGACAGCCCGTTCCTTTCTGGACAAGGATGCTCTCAAGCAAAGCCTGGTGGTTTTAGTGAAAGACAATGGGCATCCACCACTGTCTGCCTCAGTCACGGTCACTGTGGTCCTGGCCGACAGCATCCCTGATATATTGACTGACCTAAGCAGTGTGTCAGCTATAGCAGACCCTGAGTCGGATCTCACTTTCTACCTGGTAGTTGCTGTGGCTTTTGTTTCCTGCTTGTTTGTCGCCTTCCTCCTTTTGTTGCTAGCCATCAGGTTGCACAGGTGGAGAACATCTCAGTTATGTGACTCTCAAAGTGTGAATTTCAGCGGAGTTCCTGTTTCACAGTTTGTGGGGATTGATGGAGTAAGAGCTTTTCTTCATTCTTATTGCCCTAATGGTTCACTGACCACCTGCTCCCGAAAGAGCCAAATTCTTTTCCCGATTGGAAGTTGTACAAGTACTCTTGCACCCCAGCAAACGTCCGACAAATCAGGTCCTTTATTATCACTGGAAGATTCATGTGCTGCTAAAGAACAGCAGAACTCTGAACAGGTGAGTTTCATTCTCTACAGTTTAGTCTGAAGAAACTGATGCAAAGAATATAAAATTAATTTGTTAAAACTTATAAGAGTAAATCTGTCCGTGAAATTTGAGCTGTGGAAGTGCTTAAATTGTTTCAGAATAATTGATGTTTTGGAATGATTTTGGTGGGATTTGCAAGTTTATCATGGCTCAGCCATGCATCTACAGTATCATGCCATCAAACAGCAGCCACTCTGTACTCATTGCAGAAAGAAAATAAGTGCTTTATCCGTGTTTTCAGTACTGTATTTGTTCATCCACGCAACTACACAGGGAATGGGCATTGTAGTTGAATGTAATTATTGGTAACCAATGTATAAGGTTTAAGTACATATAAAGGAATTGGGTTTTGATGTTGTGAGGTTCATTTACAATATTTGGAATTGGGTTATTGCTGATCTGGATTTGTCCATCTGTGTCTCCAGTGCATCGTGAGCAAAG
It encodes the following:
- the LOC132582257 gene encoding protocadherin gamma-A12-like, which codes for MSTWEASSGQIHYVIPEEMEKGSFVGDIAKDLALDIKELSSSNVQIISRGMKEYFDLDLRNGHLFVNEVIDREQICHQMEKCLLNFEILVKDKMKFFTTEVEITDINDNPPSFPVEELEFKIAENTGLGARFLLPEAQDPDLGANSLQSYHLSKNNHFSLDVQLGADGIKYAELVLETLLDREEQKTHQLILTAADKGDPIRSGTVQIHVAVTDVNDNAPVFSKSLYEASVVENIPKGSRVLTLNATDVDEGINSKIKYLFRKISEKTSKIFHLDSSTGEISIIGNLDFEDSKLHEMEVQAQDGAGLSTRAKVIIRILDANDNAPEITITPLFSKVLESSPPGSVVALININDRDDGRNGEVTCSIPTTLPFLLRKSFDNYYSLETDRGLDREKVSEYNITITVMDQGRPSLSATAYFSLEILDENDNPPIFKTTDFTFQIAENNQRGDLILTLKANDPDFEENGRIMYSIMDTDIGDVLLSSYLSINSETGAVYALSSFDYEEFRVIKFQVKAQDGGSPALSSNVTVTLLILDQNDNAPQILYPSTPTDGSTGVELAPHSSEPGYLVTKAVAVDADSGQNAWLSYQLLKATEPGLFTIGLHTGEIRTARSFLDKDALKQSLVVLVKDNGHPPLSASVTVTVVLADSIPDILTDLSSVSAIADPESDLTFYLVVAVAFVSCLFVAFLLLLLAIRLHRWRTSQLCDSQSVNFSGVPVSQFVGIDGVRAFLHSYCPNGSLTTCSRKSQILFPIGSCTSTLAPQQTSDKSGPLLSLEDSCAAKEQQNSEQVSFILYSLV